The following are from one region of the Bradyrhizobium sediminis genome:
- a CDS encoding lipoprotein-releasing ABC transporter permease subunit, protein MDDAMSEPVRTPPFAPFEWLLSGRYLRARRKEGFISVIAGFSFLGIMLGVATLIIVMAVMNGFRKELLDKILGLNGHLLVQPLESPLTDWKDVAERINQVSGIRLAAPVVDGQALASSPFNASGVFVRGIRADDLNNLTSIAKNIKQGTLEGFDEGQGVAIGRRLADQLSLHAGDSITLVAPKGAVTPMGTTPRIKPYKIAAVFEIGMSEYDGTFVFMPLPEAQAYFNRKDDVTAIEVFTTNPDRIDVFRKSVTEAAGRPVFLVDWRQRNSTFFNALQVERNVMFLILTMIVLVAALNIVSGLIMLVKDKGSDIAILRTMGASQGSIMRVFLITGAAIGVVGTLTGFFVGLLICLNIESIRQFLSWLTNTELFSPELYFLSKLPAEVDFGETTAVVIMALTLSFLATLYPSWRAARLDPVDALRYE, encoded by the coding sequence ATGGATGATGCCATGAGCGAGCCAGTTCGAACCCCACCTTTCGCGCCGTTCGAATGGCTGTTGTCCGGGCGCTATCTGCGCGCCCGTCGCAAGGAAGGCTTCATCTCCGTCATCGCCGGCTTCTCGTTCCTCGGCATCATGCTCGGCGTCGCCACGCTGATCATCGTGATGGCCGTCATGAACGGCTTCCGCAAGGAATTGCTGGACAAGATCCTCGGCCTCAACGGCCATCTGCTGGTACAGCCGCTGGAATCGCCCTTGACCGACTGGAAGGACGTCGCCGAGCGCATCAACCAGGTCTCGGGCATTCGTCTCGCAGCCCCCGTCGTCGACGGCCAGGCGCTGGCATCCTCGCCGTTCAACGCATCGGGCGTCTTCGTCCGCGGCATTCGCGCCGACGATCTCAACAACCTCACCTCGATCGCCAAGAATATCAAACAGGGTACGCTCGAAGGTTTCGACGAGGGGCAGGGCGTCGCGATCGGGCGCCGGCTCGCCGATCAATTGTCGCTGCACGCCGGCGACAGCATCACGCTGGTGGCGCCGAAGGGCGCGGTGACCCCGATGGGCACGACGCCGCGCATCAAGCCCTACAAGATCGCCGCGGTGTTCGAGATCGGCATGTCGGAATATGACGGCACCTTCGTGTTCATGCCGCTGCCGGAGGCGCAGGCCTATTTCAACCGCAAGGATGACGTCACCGCGATCGAGGTGTTCACCACCAATCCCGACCGGATCGACGTCTTCCGCAAGAGCGTGACCGAAGCGGCGGGACGGCCGGTGTTCCTGGTCGACTGGCGGCAGCGCAACTCGACCTTCTTCAATGCGCTGCAGGTCGAACGCAACGTGATGTTCCTGATCCTGACCATGATCGTGCTGGTCGCCGCCTTGAACATCGTCTCGGGCCTGATCATGCTGGTGAAGGACAAGGGCAGCGACATCGCGATCCTGCGCACCATGGGCGCCTCGCAGGGCTCGATCATGCGGGTGTTCCTGATCACCGGGGCTGCGATCGGCGTGGTCGGCACGCTGACCGGATTCTTCGTCGGTCTCCTGATCTGCCTCAATATCGAATCGATCCGGCAATTCCTGTCCTGGCTCACCAATACCGAGCTGTTTTCGCCGGAGCTTTACTTCCTGTCCAAGCTGCCGGCCGAGGTCGATTTCGGCGAGACTACCGCTGTCGTGATCATGGCGCTGACGCTGTCGTTCCTCGCCACGCTCTATCCGTCGTGGCGTGCCGCGCGCCTCGACCCCGTCGATGCGCTCCGGTACGAGTGA
- a CDS encoding ABC transporter ATP-binding protein gives MEQEAEDVPVVYLHEIKRQYTQGTETLTILNGAKLALWAGQSVALVAPSGAGKSTLLHIAGLLETPDDGEVYIGGAPTSQLSDIERTLIRRTDIGFVYQSHRLLPEFSALENVMLPQMIRGLKRAETVKRATEILAYLGLGERIKHRPAELSGGEQQRVAIARAVANAPRVLFADEPTGNLDPHTADHVFGAMMQLVKATRVAMLIVTHNMELASRMDRRVSLEEGQVVELD, from the coding sequence ATGGAGCAGGAGGCAGAAGATGTACCGGTCGTTTATCTCCACGAGATAAAGCGCCAGTACACCCAAGGCACCGAGACCTTGACCATTCTCAACGGCGCCAAGCTTGCGCTGTGGGCGGGGCAGTCGGTCGCGCTGGTGGCGCCGTCGGGCGCCGGCAAATCGACGCTGTTGCATATCGCGGGCCTCCTGGAGACCCCCGACGACGGCGAGGTTTATATCGGCGGCGCGCCGACCTCGCAATTGTCGGACATCGAGCGAACCCTGATCCGCCGCACCGACATCGGCTTCGTCTATCAGTCGCACCGGCTGCTGCCGGAGTTCTCCGCGCTCGAAAACGTCATGCTGCCGCAGATGATCCGCGGCCTGAAGCGCGCCGAGACCGTCAAGCGCGCCACCGAAATCCTCGCTTATCTCGGCCTCGGCGAGCGCATCAAGCACCGGCCGGCGGAATTGTCGGGCGGCGAGCAGCAGCGGGTGGCGATCGCGCGCGCGGTCGCCAATGCGCCGCGCGTGCTGTTCGCCGATGAGCCGACCGGCAACCTCGATCCCCATACCGCCGACCACGTGTTCGGAGCGATGATGCAGCTCGTCAAGGCGACGCGCGTCGCGATGCTGATCGTGACCCACAATATGGAGCTGGCCAGCCGCATGGACCGCCGCGTGTCGCTCGAAGAGGGCCAGGTCGTCGAGCTCGACTAG
- a CDS encoding IS1595 family transposase yields the protein MSKFSAPHFQTVEAAREYLEALRWGAERVCPHCGTVYASFATKKPGVYRCQSKGCRKDFSVTTKSVMESSHIKLNVWLQAFFLMASSKKGMSSHQLHRALGITYKSAWFLTHRIREAMRAGGLLAPMGSGGAQVEADETYFGHLDGQPKKGRRGTSNMNTIVTLVERGGSARSFHVDGNRIADIAPILRANLSREAKLMTDEHGSYKEVGREFASHDTVNHSRDEYVRGDAYTNTVEGYYSIFKRGMKGVYQHCAEKHLHRYLSEFDFRYSSRVALGVNDGERADLAIKGAAGKRLTYRQAN from the coding sequence GTGTCCAAGTTCAGCGCTCCCCATTTCCAGACCGTCGAAGCCGCCAGAGAGTATCTGGAAGCCCTTCGCTGGGGCGCTGAGCGCGTTTGCCCGCATTGCGGCACCGTGTACGCCTCGTTCGCCACCAAGAAGCCCGGCGTGTACCGCTGCCAGTCCAAGGGCTGCCGTAAGGATTTCAGCGTCACCACCAAGAGTGTCATGGAGTCGAGCCATATCAAGCTGAACGTATGGCTTCAGGCGTTCTTCCTGATGGCGTCCAGCAAGAAGGGCATGAGCAGCCATCAGCTTCATCGGGCGCTCGGCATTACATACAAATCGGCTTGGTTCCTGACCCATCGTATTCGCGAAGCAATGCGCGCTGGCGGCTTGCTGGCCCCGATGGGATCAGGCGGCGCCCAGGTCGAAGCTGACGAAACCTATTTCGGTCATCTCGACGGACAGCCCAAGAAGGGCCGTCGCGGAACGTCCAACATGAACACCATCGTTACTTTGGTCGAGCGCGGCGGCTCTGCCCGCAGCTTCCACGTTGACGGAAACCGCATTGCGGATATCGCCCCGATCTTGCGCGCCAACCTAAGCCGCGAAGCCAAGCTGATGACTGACGAACACGGGTCCTACAAAGAGGTAGGCCGCGAGTTCGCGAGCCATGACACCGTGAACCACAGCCGGGACGAATACGTTCGCGGCGATGCCTACACCAACACCGTCGAAGGCTACTATTCGATCTTCAAGCGCGGCATGAAGGGCGTCTATCAGCATTGCGCTGAGAAGCACCTGCACCGCTACCTGTCAGAGTTTGACTTCCGTTACTCGAGCCGCGTTGCGCTCGGCGTCAACGATGGGGAACGTGCGGATCTTGCCATCAAGGGTGCAGCTGGCAAGCGTCTCACGTATCGTCAAGCTAACTGA
- the dnaE gene encoding DNA polymerase III subunit alpha: MSNAGFVHLHVHSAYSLLKGSIKIQKLGELAKADRQPALALTDTDNMFGALEFSDKMAGYGIQPIIGCELAVDFGDQDPNARNALAAGPSRIVLLAARERGYRSLMRLNSRAFLETPIHQAPHIKFEWLQDDAEDLIALTGGPDGPISLALGADHAALAATRCDRLASLFGDRLYVELQRHGIDKERRTEAGLIDLAYAKGLPLVATNEPYFAATDDYEAHDALLCIAGGRLIAETDRDQLTPDHRFKTRAEMAVLFADIPEALASTVEIAERCSFRPRTRKPILPRFTVGASSNAAEAESEEAAELRRQAEQGLGNRLKVHGLAPGQTEESYRARLAFELDVITRMNYAGYFLIVSDFIKWAKSEGIPVGPGRGSGAGSLVAYALTITDLDPIRFGLLFERFLNPERVSMPDFDIDFCQDRRGEVIDYVQRRYGRDQVAQIITFGTLQARGVLRDVGRVLQMPYGQVDKLTKLVPQNPAAPVTLAAAIASEPKLQAFRDEDPVVARAFDIAQRLEGLTRHASTHAAGIVISDRPLSELVPLYRDPKSDMPVTQFNMKWVEPAGLVKFDFLGLKTLTVLDVAVKLLKQRGVEVDLATLPLDDAKSYQMLARGDVVGVFQVESQGMRRALVDMRPDRFEDIIALVALYRPGPMANIPTYCARKHGDEEPEYLHPMLEPILKETFGVIIYQEQVMQIAQVMAGYSLGDADLLRRAMGKKIRSEMEQQRAIFVAGAMKNNVTKGQADTIFELLAKFADYGFNKSHAAAYALVSYHTAYMKAHYPVEFLAASMTLDLSNTDKLSEFRAEAQRLGIKVEAPSVNRSGATFEVSDGTIYYALAGLKGVGHQAVELIVEARKDGLFTSLADFAARVNPRAINKRVIESLAAAGAFDALDSNRARVFAGAEAILSACQRSHEAATMGQNDMFGGAADAPTIMLPQIEPWLPAERLRREYDAIGFFLSGHPLDDYAMVLKRLRVQSWAEFSRAVKTGATAGKVAATVVSRMERRTKTGNKMGIMGLSDPTGHFEAVLFSEGLAQYRDVLEPGAAVLLQLGAELQGEDVRARVLHAEPLDAAAAKTQKGLRIFVRDARPLESIARRLQMPEAAPPGGPARGLQAKPAPAPAGGADGDVSLVMMLDLETEVEMKLPGRFKVSPQIAGAIKAVSGVVDVQQL, encoded by the coding sequence ATGTCCAATGCCGGATTTGTCCATCTCCACGTCCATTCCGCCTATTCGCTGCTGAAGGGGTCGATCAAGATCCAGAAGCTCGGCGAACTGGCGAAGGCGGACCGCCAGCCGGCGCTGGCGCTCACCGACACCGACAACATGTTCGGGGCGCTGGAATTCTCCGACAAGATGGCCGGCTACGGCATCCAGCCGATCATCGGCTGTGAGTTGGCGGTCGATTTCGGCGACCAGGACCCGAACGCACGCAATGCGCTTGCCGCAGGACCATCGCGGATCGTGTTGCTGGCGGCGCGCGAGCGCGGCTATCGCAGCCTGATGCGGCTGAACTCGCGGGCGTTCCTGGAGACCCCGATCCATCAGGCCCCGCACATCAAGTTCGAATGGCTGCAGGACGACGCCGAGGACCTGATCGCGTTGACCGGCGGTCCCGACGGCCCGATCTCGCTGGCGCTCGGCGCCGATCATGCCGCACTGGCGGCCACCCGCTGCGACCGGCTGGCGAGCCTGTTCGGTGACCGGCTCTACGTCGAATTGCAGCGCCACGGCATCGACAAGGAGCGCCGCACCGAGGCCGGCCTGATCGATCTGGCCTACGCCAAGGGCCTGCCGCTGGTCGCGACCAACGAGCCGTATTTCGCGGCCACCGACGACTATGAGGCCCATGACGCGCTTTTGTGCATCGCGGGCGGGCGGCTGATTGCCGAGACCGATCGCGATCAGCTCACCCCGGACCACCGCTTCAAGACCCGCGCCGAAATGGCGGTGCTGTTCGCCGATATTCCGGAAGCGCTGGCATCGACCGTCGAGATCGCCGAGCGCTGTTCGTTCCGCCCCAGGACGCGCAAGCCGATTCTGCCGCGCTTCACCGTCGGCGCGAGTTCGAACGCCGCCGAAGCGGAGAGCGAGGAGGCGGCCGAGCTGCGCCGTCAGGCCGAGCAGGGCCTCGGCAACCGGCTCAAGGTTCACGGCCTCGCGCCGGGCCAGACCGAGGAAAGCTATCGCGCCCGGCTCGCCTTCGAGCTCGATGTCATCACCCGCATGAACTATGCGGGCTACTTCCTGATCGTTTCCGACTTCATCAAATGGGCGAAGTCCGAGGGCATTCCGGTCGGACCGGGCCGCGGCTCGGGCGCGGGCTCGCTGGTCGCCTATGCCCTGACCATCACCGATCTCGATCCGATCCGGTTCGGGCTCTTGTTCGAGCGCTTCCTCAATCCGGAGCGCGTGTCGATGCCCGACTTCGACATCGACTTCTGCCAGGATCGGCGCGGCGAGGTCATCGACTATGTTCAGCGCCGTTACGGCCGCGATCAGGTCGCCCAGATCATCACCTTCGGCACGCTGCAGGCGCGCGGTGTGCTGCGCGACGTCGGGCGCGTGCTGCAGATGCCCTATGGGCAGGTCGACAAGCTGACGAAACTGGTGCCGCAAAATCCCGCAGCGCCGGTGACGCTGGCAGCGGCGATTGCCAGCGAGCCGAAGCTGCAGGCGTTCCGCGACGAGGACCCGGTGGTGGCGCGCGCCTTCGACATCGCGCAGCGATTGGAGGGGCTGACCCGGCACGCTTCCACCCACGCCGCGGGCATCGTGATATCGGACCGGCCCCTCAGCGAACTGGTGCCGCTCTACCGCGATCCGAAATCCGACATGCCGGTGACCCAGTTCAACATGAAATGGGTCGAACCCGCAGGGCTGGTGAAGTTCGACTTCCTCGGCCTGAAGACGCTGACGGTGCTCGACGTCGCCGTGAAGCTGCTGAAGCAGCGCGGCGTCGAGGTCGATCTCGCAACCCTCCCGCTCGACGACGCCAAGAGCTACCAGATGCTGGCGCGCGGCGACGTGGTCGGCGTGTTCCAGGTTGAAAGTCAGGGCATGCGGCGGGCGCTGGTCGACATGCGGCCCGACCGTTTCGAGGACATCATTGCGCTGGTGGCGCTCTACCGCCCGGGTCCGATGGCGAACATCCCGACCTATTGCGCGCGCAAGCACGGCGACGAAGAGCCGGAATACCTTCACCCGATGCTCGAGCCGATCCTGAAGGAGACTTTCGGCGTCATCATCTACCAGGAACAGGTGATGCAGATCGCGCAGGTCATGGCCGGCTATTCGCTCGGCGACGCCGACCTGCTGCGCCGCGCGATGGGCAAGAAGATCCGCTCGGAGATGGAACAGCAGCGCGCGATCTTCGTCGCCGGCGCGATGAAGAACAACGTGACGAAAGGCCAGGCCGACACCATCTTCGAACTGCTCGCGAAGTTCGCCGATTACGGCTTCAACAAGAGCCACGCCGCCGCCTACGCGCTGGTGTCGTATCATACCGCCTACATGAAGGCGCATTACCCGGTCGAATTCCTGGCGGCGTCGATGACGCTCGATCTCTCCAACACCGACAAGCTCAGCGAGTTTCGCGCCGAAGCGCAGCGGCTCGGCATCAAGGTCGAGGCGCCCTCGGTCAATCGCTCCGGCGCCACCTTCGAGGTCAGCGACGGCACCATCTATTACGCGCTCGCGGGCCTGAAGGGCGTCGGCCACCAGGCGGTCGAACTGATCGTGGAAGCGCGCAAGGACGGCCTGTTCACCTCGCTGGCCGATTTTGCCGCGCGGGTGAATCCGCGCGCGATCAACAAGCGCGTGATCGAGAGCCTGGCTGCGGCCGGCGCCTTCGATGCGCTGGATTCCAATCGCGCGCGGGTGTTCGCGGGCGCGGAGGCGATCCTTAGCGCGTGCCAGCGCAGCCACGAGGCTGCGACCATGGGGCAGAACGACATGTTCGGAGGTGCCGCCGACGCGCCGACCATCATGCTGCCGCAGATCGAACCCTGGCTGCCGGCCGAACGGCTGCGGCGCGAATACGACGCGATCGGCTTCTTCCTCTCGGGCCATCCGCTCGACGACTACGCCATGGTGTTGAAGCGGCTGCGGGTGCAGTCCTGGGCGGAATTTTCCCGCGCGGTGAAAACCGGCGCCACCGCGGGCAAGGTTGCCGCCACCGTGGTGTCGCGCATGGAGCGGCGGACCAAGACCGGCAACAAGATGGGCATCATGGGCCTGTCGGATCCGACCGGCCATTTCGAAGCCGTGCTGTTTTCCGAGGGGCTCGCGCAGTATCGCGACGTGCTGGAGCCGGGGGCTGCGGTGCTGCTGCAGCTCGGCGCCGAGCTGCAGGGCGAAGACGTGCGGGCGAGGGTGCTTCATGCCGAGCCGCTCGACGCCGCCGCGGCCAAGACCCAGAAGGGTCTTCGCATTTTCGTCCGCGATGCGCGGCCGCTCGAATCCATCGCCAGGCGGCTGCAGATGCCCGAGGCCGCGCCGCCGGGCGGACCGGCCCGTGGCCTTCAGGCCAAACCGGCTCCCGCGCCCGCGGGTGGGGCCGACGGCGATGTCTCGCTGGTCATGATGCTCGACCTCGAAACCGAGGTGGAAATGAAGCTTCCCGGCCGTTTCAAGGTCTCGCCGCAGATCGCCGGCGCGATCAAGGCGGTTTCGGGCGTGGTGGACGTGCAGCAGCTGTAG
- a CDS encoding DUF1186 domain-containing protein codes for MDPAQVIEQLAVPGRLPVEAIRAAQANRETMVPVFLRTIDDFLELKGPVDPNALFFIFHLLGEWREKSAYWPLAVFLRLPPDVLDTILGDCITETSHRVMAAVFDGDPAPLYDIIRDPEADEFVRAKMCQTIAMLTRRGELRRDATAAFLRDCFAQLEPQQDCYVWSGWLDAVAWLGLNELKPLVQQAFLRGSIDPMWLKFKDFEEDLQYSVDHPDAEPLNADGDLTLFGETVAEMSGWAGFQPKAAGNATSDWGRPAYLGMPHRDPLRKVGRNDPCPCGSGKKFKKCCLTSASAPLSEDAPPWEATAPYIRDR; via the coding sequence ATGGATCCCGCGCAGGTGATCGAGCAATTGGCCGTTCCGGGGCGTTTGCCGGTCGAGGCGATCCGCGCCGCCCAAGCCAATCGCGAGACGATGGTTCCCGTCTTCCTGCGCACGATCGATGATTTCCTGGAGTTGAAAGGGCCGGTCGATCCCAACGCGCTGTTCTTCATTTTTCATCTGCTCGGCGAGTGGCGCGAGAAATCGGCATATTGGCCATTGGCCGTTTTCCTGCGGTTGCCGCCCGACGTCCTCGATACGATCCTTGGCGATTGCATCACCGAGACGAGCCATCGCGTGATGGCGGCCGTTTTCGACGGCGACCCCGCACCGCTCTATGACATCATTCGGGATCCGGAAGCCGACGAGTTCGTTCGCGCCAAGATGTGCCAGACGATAGCCATGCTGACGCGGCGAGGCGAACTGCGGCGCGATGCGACGGCGGCTTTCCTGCGCGATTGCTTTGCGCAACTCGAGCCGCAGCAGGACTGCTACGTCTGGAGTGGCTGGCTCGACGCGGTGGCTTGGCTCGGATTGAACGAGCTGAAGCCTCTGGTGCAACAGGCCTTTCTGCGCGGATCGATCGATCCGATGTGGCTCAAATTCAAGGATTTCGAGGAGGACCTGCAATATTCGGTCGACCATCCCGATGCCGAGCCGCTCAACGCGGATGGAGATCTCACTCTCTTCGGCGAAACGGTCGCGGAAATGTCGGGGTGGGCCGGTTTCCAGCCAAAGGCGGCGGGCAACGCCACGTCCGATTGGGGGCGGCCGGCTTACCTTGGGATGCCGCACCGCGATCCGTTGCGAAAGGTTGGACGCAACGATCCCTGTCCCTGCGGCAGCGGAAAGAAATTCAAGAAATGCTGCCTGACATCGGCTTCCGCCCCGCTGTCCGAAGACGCCCCTCCCTGGGAGGCTACCGCACCGTATATCCGGGATCGTTAG
- a CDS encoding TetR/AcrR family transcriptional regulator, which produces MGAAAKIGTRERLIRAAQEELIQGHGHLEMQAVAKRAQLSVGLAYHHFGSKAGLIAAVVEGFYSLLDDAAFNRANLSSECWADREKERISAYIVFHYEHPFAPLVIGALSRAPEVLDVETAFTNRQLAAGARMLQAAQRDGIIPADIDPHLTIALMIGGIRQALIGALTSEQRPDPEKLTNAIWAFMAGALRLTRDREQERDKIT; this is translated from the coding sequence ATGGGTGCGGCGGCAAAAATCGGAACGCGCGAAAGGCTTATCCGGGCCGCTCAGGAGGAACTGATCCAGGGCCACGGTCATCTTGAGATGCAGGCCGTTGCCAAGCGGGCCCAACTTTCTGTTGGGTTGGCCTACCATCATTTTGGGTCGAAAGCGGGCTTGATCGCCGCCGTAGTCGAAGGGTTCTACAGTCTTCTGGATGATGCCGCGTTCAACCGCGCAAACTTGAGCTCAGAATGCTGGGCCGACAGAGAAAAAGAGCGGATCTCCGCCTACATCGTATTTCACTACGAACACCCATTTGCTCCCCTTGTTATCGGCGCGTTGAGCCGCGCGCCCGAGGTGCTTGATGTCGAGACGGCTTTCACCAATCGGCAACTCGCGGCGGGTGCACGCATGCTTCAGGCGGCTCAGCGTGACGGCATCATTCCTGCGGACATTGATCCTCACCTAACGATTGCGCTGATGATAGGCGGGATCCGTCAAGCGTTGATTGGCGCACTCACGAGCGAACAGCGTCCTGATCCGGAGAAACTGACGAACGCAATATGGGCCTTCATGGCGGGCGCCCTGCGCCTGACGCGAGACCGTGAGCAAGAGCGCGACAAGATTACCTGA
- the fabA gene encoding bifunctional 3-hydroxydecanoyl-ACP dehydratase/trans-2-decenoyl-ACP isomerase, protein MSNPHGFHTPQSSYSKEELLKSSNGGYFGPGNAQLPAPPMLMMDRITEISMDGGEFGKGHITGELDITPAHWFFDCHFIGDPVMPGCLGLDAMWQMVGYWLGWSGSPGKGRALGVGEVKFRGHITPDIRRVRYEVDMHQVRRGKLVLGIANGRVFADDSCVYVAEGLRVGLVAP, encoded by the coding sequence TTGTCAAATCCACACGGTTTTCACACGCCACAATCCTCCTACTCCAAGGAAGAACTTCTCAAATCCAGCAATGGAGGTTATTTCGGCCCGGGCAACGCGCAGTTGCCTGCGCCGCCAATGTTGATGATGGATCGGATCACGGAGATCAGCATGGACGGCGGCGAATTCGGCAAAGGCCATATCACCGGTGAATTGGATATCACGCCGGCCCACTGGTTTTTTGATTGTCATTTTATCGGTGACCCCGTGATGCCGGGATGTCTGGGTCTGGATGCCATGTGGCAGATGGTCGGCTATTGGCTTGGCTGGTCGGGGTCACCGGGCAAGGGCCGCGCCCTCGGCGTTGGCGAGGTAAAGTTCAGGGGGCATATCACGCCAGACATCAGGCGCGTGCGTTATGAAGTTGATATGCATCAGGTACGGCGCGGCAAACTGGTTCTGGGCATCGCAAATGGCCGGGTGTTTGCCGATGATTCATGTGTCTATGTCGCCGAGGGCTTGAGAGTCGGCCTGGTGGCGCCCTGA
- a CDS encoding 30S ribosomal protein S2: MALPDFSMRQLLEAGVHFGHQSHRWNPKMADYIFGARNNIHIIDLAQTVPLLHRALQAVSDTVAKGGRILFVGTKRQAQDGVAEAAKRSAQYFVNSRWLGGTLTNWKTISGSIKRLRHLEEVLNSGDASAYTKKERLTLQRERDKLDRSLGGIKDMGGLPDMIFVIDTNKEDIAIQEAQRLNIPVAAIVDTNSDPKGITYVVPGNDDAGRAISLYCDLIARAVIDGISRAQGESGIDIGASVQPVREAIPAATQPTGFQGLAGPRGTADDLKKLTGVSGAIEKKFNDLGIFHYWQLAELDHDTAHKIGEEVGLPSRADGWVAQAKAMTAEAE, from the coding sequence ATGGCGCTACCCGATTTCTCTATGCGTCAGCTGCTCGAAGCTGGCGTTCACTTTGGCCACCAATCGCACCGCTGGAATCCGAAGATGGCGGATTACATTTTCGGTGCCCGCAACAACATCCACATCATCGATCTCGCCCAGACCGTGCCGCTGCTGCATCGCGCGCTCCAGGCCGTCAGCGATACCGTCGCCAAGGGCGGCCGTATCCTGTTCGTCGGCACCAAGCGCCAGGCGCAGGACGGCGTGGCCGAAGCCGCCAAGCGCTCGGCACAATACTTCGTCAATTCGCGCTGGCTCGGCGGCACGCTGACCAACTGGAAGACCATTTCCGGCTCGATCAAGCGGCTGCGGCATCTCGAGGAAGTGCTCAATTCGGGCGACGCCAGCGCCTACACCAAGAAGGAGCGGCTGACGCTGCAGCGCGAGCGCGACAAGCTCGACCGTTCGCTCGGCGGCATCAAGGACATGGGCGGTCTGCCCGACATGATCTTCGTGATCGACACCAACAAGGAAGACATCGCGATCCAGGAAGCCCAGCGGCTCAACATTCCGGTCGCCGCGATCGTCGATACCAATTCGGACCCCAAGGGCATCACATACGTGGTCCCGGGCAATGACGACGCCGGCCGCGCCATTTCGCTGTATTGCGATCTGATCGCACGCGCCGTCATCGATGGTATCTCGCGCGCGCAGGGCGAGTCCGGGATCGATATCGGCGCCTCCGTGCAGCCGGTTCGCGAAGCGATTCCCGCGGCAACCCAGCCCACCGGCTTCCAGGGCCTCGCCGGGCCGCGCGGCACCGCCGACGACCTCAAGAAGCTTACCGGCGTGTCCGGCGCGATCGAGAAGAAGTTCAACGATCTCGGCATCTTCCATTACTGGCAGCTGGCCGAACTCGATCACGACACCGCGCACAAGATCGGCGAAGAGGTCGGACTTCCGTCCCGCGCCGATGGCTGGGTAGCCCAGGCCAAGGCGATGACCGCGGAAGCGGAATAA
- the tsf gene encoding translation elongation factor Ts, whose amino-acid sequence MATITAAMVKDLRETTGVGMMDCKQALAENDGDMQAAIDWLRKKGLSKAAKKAGRVAAEGLIGALIAGTKGVVVEVNSETDFVARNEQFQGLVKMIAQVALEVGADVEKIKAAKVGSVTVETAVSDAIATIGENMTLRRAASLEVGKGVVSSYVHNAVVEGAGKMGVIVALESTGKTEELAALGRQLAMHVAAANPQALDPAGLDPAVVKREKDVLADKYRQQGKPENVIEKIIESGLKTYYKEVCLLEQAFIHDNAKSVAQAVKESEGKIGAPVKITGFVRYALGEGIDKQETDFAAEVAAASGKK is encoded by the coding sequence ATGGCAACGATTACAGCGGCGATGGTCAAGGACCTGCGCGAGACGACCGGCGTCGGCATGATGGACTGCAAGCAGGCGCTTGCCGAGAACGACGGCGACATGCAGGCGGCGATCGACTGGCTGCGCAAGAAGGGCCTGTCGAAGGCCGCCAAGAAGGCCGGCCGCGTCGCGGCGGAAGGCCTGATCGGCGCGCTGATCGCGGGGACCAAGGGCGTCGTGGTCGAGGTCAATTCCGAGACCGATTTCGTTGCGCGCAACGAGCAGTTCCAGGGTCTGGTCAAGATGATCGCCCAGGTCGCGCTCGAAGTCGGCGCCGACGTGGAAAAGATCAAGGCCGCGAAGGTCGGAAGCGTGACGGTCGAGACCGCGGTCTCGGACGCGATCGCGACCATCGGCGAAAACATGACGCTGCGCCGCGCGGCTTCGCTCGAAGTCGGCAAGGGCGTGGTGTCGAGCTATGTGCACAACGCCGTGGTCGAAGGCGCCGGCAAGATGGGCGTGATCGTGGCGCTGGAATCCACCGGCAAGACCGAGGAACTGGCCGCGCTCGGCCGTCAGCTCGCGATGCACGTTGCCGCCGCCAACCCGCAGGCGCTGGATCCGGCCGGGCTCGATCCCGCGGTCGTGAAGCGCGAGAAGGACGTGCTGGCCGACAAATACCGCCAGCAGGGCAAGCCCGAGAACGTGATCGAAAAGATCATCGAGTCCGGTTTGAAGACCTATTACAAGGAAGTCTGCCTGCTTGAGCAGGCCTTCATCCATGACAACGCCAAATCGGTCGCCCAGGCGGTCAAGGAATCCGAGGGCAAGATCGGCGCGCCTGTGAAGATCACGGGATTTGTGCGCTATGCTCTGGGCGAGGGAATCGACAAGCAGGAAACCGATTTCGCGGCCGAAGTCGCCGCCGCCAGCGGCAAGAAATAA